Proteins encoded in a region of the Xiphophorus couchianus chromosome 11, X_couchianus-1.0, whole genome shotgun sequence genome:
- the LOC114152917 gene encoding transcription regulator protein BACH2-like has product MSVMAGLTPRSSVFTFESTVHSSQVLQRLNEQRCRDMLCDVTVLVEGQSFRAHRSVLASCSEYFLQKISSPTQHGAVITLPEEVTVTGFEPLLQFAYTSKLNFGKDNVLEIRSSASILGFRDLDEACFDFLLPKFFVSRNGSAPIVRKTCCRKECKRRLSKENSATDSDDVLLNDKEVKPVADSSPKRDVTWDCNKSVTNKMGSQNSTRSLGAVAEGKNDPIIQGPKYRKFQLACEKGMFASEKGSFNSVISGIRNGCALSCMSCPNKVHCEKVAVVDFTGNPNSNTCIESKAEVEEVWETEKHNVKRENCENKVVVDISKEGTFEEGNQCCKVEEKNIKMHEEKMEYSSEIISSEKTKIKTLSPKPSSIPCERSSLPFCPLMCLGVESTITQSMGNEKCVVSNTESKTSRVSGAIMSCSSQQNEMSEDKEKNQDDISQQGRKSAQMSNMERAAIIRETSRERSTVKKETADHLRKQFRFSKDVYQQNFLDCEAGCSTDACGDCVQGSSLQWSNLGSTKTGCPFFQDFDQMNCPMFESEGTNQSSVNSGEDGDSETETEGDSEFSTSERALQVQLPFSVDWIVNLNRNDFQHLLKQQVLTQEQLEFVHDIRRRSKNRLAAQRCRKRKLDCIYSLQCEINKLKTEREKLILERSRLTQRKMETCHTVKALCRRVCSEARLQPEQLQVLASCTSSDCPLSSWVPQIDELLSQHGSSLHPKNAASQEDTLNPHTDTST; this is encoded by the exons ATGTCTGTGATGGCTGGGCTTACCCCGCGGTCGTCTGTGTTTACATTCGAGTCCACAGTACATTCCTCCCAGGTGCTGCAGCGCTTGAATGAGCAGCGCTGCCGGGACATGTTGTGTGATGTGACGGTGCTGGTGGAAGGTCAGAGCTTTAGAGCCCACCGCTCTGTGCTCGCTTCCTGTAGCGAGTACTTCTTGCAAAAGATCTCTTCCCCCACTCAACACGGAGCAGTGATCACTTTGCCAGAAGAG gTGACAGTGACTGGCTTTGAACCACTGCTGCAATTTGCCTACACATCCAAACTCAACTTTGGAAAAGACAATGTTTTAGAAATACGAAGCTCAGCCTCGATCCTTGGGTTCAGGGACTTGGACGAGgcatgttttgattttctcctGCCAAAGTTCTTTGTGAGTCGCAACGGCTCTGCCCCCATTGTGCGAAAGACCTGTTGTAGGAAGGAATGCAAGAGGCGAttatcaaaagaaaatagtgCCACAGACTCTGATGACGTGTTGTTGAATGACAAAGAAGTAAAACCAGTTGCTGACTCATCACCAAAGCGGGACGTGACTTGGGACTGCAACAAGTCAGTGACAAACAAAATGGGAAGTCAAAATAGCACACGCAGTTTGGGAGCTGTAGCTGAAGGCAAAAATGACCCAATCATACAGGGTCCAAAGTATCGCAAGTTCCAGTTGGCTTGCGAGAAGGGAATGTTTGCCAGTGAGAAAGGCTCCTTCAATTCAGTTATATCAGGGATCAGGAACGGCTGTGCCCTCTCCTGCATGTCGTGCCCCAACAAGGTACATTGTGAAAAAGTAGCCGTGGTTGATTTCACTGGAAATCCAAACTCCAATACATGTATAGAAAGCAAAGCCGAAGTAGAAGAAGTGTGggaaactgaaaaacacaatgtgaaaagagagaactgtgaaaataaagttgtagttGATATTTCTAAGGAAGGTACATTTGAAGAGGGAAACCAGTGTTGTAAGGTAGAGGAGAAGAACATTAAGATGCATGAAGAAAAGATGGAGTACTCATCTGAAATCATTTCTtcagagaaaactaaaataaagacacTCTCACCAAAGCCAAGCTCAATCCCCTGCGAGAGATCATCACTGCCCTTTTGCCCCTTAATGTGTCTGGGTGTGGAATCTACAATTACTCAGTCAATGGGGAATGAAAAGTGTGTTGTCAGCAATacagaaagtaaaacatcaaGAGTCTCTGGCGCAATAATGTCATGCTCTTCCCAACAAAATGAGATGTCAGAagacaaggaaaaaaatcaagacgATATCAGTCAACAAGGAAGAAAAAGTGCACAAATGTCAAACATGGAAAGAGCAGCTATCATTAGAGAAACCTCCAGAGAGAGAAGCACAGTGAAGAAGGAAACGGCTGATCACCTCCGCAAGCAATTCAGGTTCAGTAAAGATGTCTACCAGCAAAATTTCCTGGACTGTGAAGCAGGGTGTTCCACAGATGCATGTGGAGACTGTGTGCAGGGCTCATCTCTACAGTGGTCAAACCTCGGTTCCACCAAAACTGGGTGCCCGTTTTTTCAGGATTTTGACCAAATGAACTGTCCAATGTTTGAGAGTGAGGGGACAAATCAGTCGTCTGTAAACTCAGGGGAGGATGGAGATTCTGAGACGGAAACAGAGGGAGACAGTGAGTTCTCCACCAGTGAAAGGGCGCTACAG GTGCAGTTGCCATTCTCTGTGGATTGGATTGTGAATCTGAACCGAAACGACTTCCAGCATCTGCTGAAGCAGCAGGTTCTTACCCAAGAACAACTAGAGTTTGTCCATGATATTAGACGCCGCAGCAAAAACCGCCTTGCAGCTCAGCGTTGCCGCAAAAGAAAGCTGGACTGCATATATAGTCTACAGTGTGAAATTAACAAACTG aagacagagagggagaaacTGATCTTGGAGAGGAGCCGACTGACCCAGAGGAAAATGGAAACATGTCACACTGTAAAGGCTTTGTGTCGGAGGGTCTGCAGTGAAGCAAGACTACAACCAGAACAGCTGCAGGTGTTAGCCAGTTGCACCTCTTCAGACTGCCCTCTATCCTCATGGGTTCCTCAGATAGATGAGCTTCTGTCACAACACGGATCATCACTTCATCCAAAAAATGCGGCATCCCAGGAAGATACACTTAATCCACACACAGATACAAGCACATGA
- the rab38b gene encoding ras-related protein Rab-38b, which translates to MTNHTLQPNGMQNLRKEHLYKVLVIGDLGVGKTSIIRRYVHQTFSSNYRATIGVDFALKVLNWDSETVRLQLWDIAGQERFGNMTRVYYREAMGAFIVFDVTRPTTFEAVIKWKEDLDSKVMLANGQRIATVLLANKCDQGRELSNNGIKMDQFCKDHGFVGWFETSAKDNLNISDAANFLVKHIMATENDILKSVVPDTISPQMDSSRQMSCSGCFK; encoded by the exons ATGACGAACCATACCCTGCAACCCAACGGCATGCAGAATCTCCGGAAGGAGCACTTGTACAAGGTGCTGGTCATCGGAGACCTCGGAGTCGGGAAGACCTCCATCATCAGGCGTTACGTTCACCAGACCTTCTCTAGTAACTACAGGGCCACGATCGGAGTGGATTTCGCCTTGAAGGTCTTGAACTGGGACTCTGAGACTGTCCGGCTTCAGCTGTGGGACATTGCAG GTCAGGAACGATTTGGGAACATGACGCGGGTGTACTACCGCGAAGCCATGGGCGCCTTCATTGTGTTCGATGTGACACGGCCAACCACCTTTGAGGCCGTCattaagtggaaggaagacCTGGATTCGAAAGTAATGTTGGCTAATGGACAGAGGATTGCTACCGTGCTTCTGGCTAATAAGTGTGATCAGGGCAGGGAACTGAGCAACAATGGCATCAAAATGGATCAGTTCTGCAAAGACCATGGCTTTGTTGGTTGGTTTGAGACGTCAGCAAAG GACAATCTCAATATCAGCGACGCTGCAAACTTCCTGGTCAAGCACATAATGGCCACTGAGAATGACATCCTAAAGTCTGTGGTGCCAGACACCATCTCCCCGCAGATGGACTCCAGCAGACAGATGAGCTGCTCTGGATGCTTCAAATAA